One genomic segment of Desulfovibrio sp. JC010 includes these proteins:
- a CDS encoding lipopolysaccharide biosynthesis protein, producing the protein MQESSEIAYYLDVLKRRKYQFLLPAGVVFSLIVILAFVLAPVYKSTATILIEDQDIPQDLVQTTVTGFVEERLQAISQVVLSHGNLLNIIKEFELYPDLVGKYTTEEIITKMREDIQLEPITAEVTNQYSGRPGTATVAFTLSYEGRRPQKVAQVANVLTSLYLKENLKEREEKAKSTFEFLELQLAELRSEILELESSIAVFKEEHVNQLPELLVHNMNSMERLQRELDQVQEQIASLKNRKVYLEGQRASIDPRLRIVANDGTRFSTAREDLEKLRREYLSLKSRYSSRHPDVQAMKKQMQALEEEVDAAENIDSLNREIRNKEQELTVLHKRYSDKHPEVIMLRKQIDALNESLEEAALQDSMFESASDLPDNPGYIQIETQIASTELEIAEAERNYAELVNQYRAYQHRVVSTPQVEQEYKILLRDYDNAQLKYQDINNRLLAAREAKGLEQSQLAERFTLIDPPIVPEKPIRPNRLALILVGFVLALGVGAGTGTVLEFMDRSIRRPEELSSIVKYPVLAIVPYWETELEARAIVRKKWVMLFTVFSFMMLSVAAVHIFYMPLDIIAVKVVRKVILNF; encoded by the coding sequence ATGCAGGAAAGCTCGGAGATTGCATATTATCTTGATGTATTGAAGCGCAGGAAATACCAGTTCCTTCTTCCGGCGGGGGTTGTGTTTTCGCTGATCGTTATTCTGGCTTTCGTGCTTGCTCCGGTCTACAAGTCCACGGCAACCATCCTTATTGAGGATCAGGATATCCCGCAGGATCTGGTTCAGACTACGGTTACAGGTTTTGTGGAAGAAAGGTTGCAGGCTATCTCACAGGTTGTTCTCAGTCATGGTAACCTTTTGAATATTATCAAGGAATTTGAGCTGTATCCCGATCTGGTCGGCAAATACACCACTGAGGAAATTATTACCAAGATGCGTGAGGATATCCAGCTGGAACCCATTACCGCTGAGGTTACCAACCAGTATTCCGGCCGTCCGGGAACGGCTACCGTTGCATTTACCCTCTCTTACGAAGGGCGGCGTCCGCAGAAGGTGGCGCAGGTGGCAAATGTGCTTACCTCCCTTTATCTGAAGGAAAACCTGAAGGAGAGAGAGGAAAAAGCCAAGTCCACCTTTGAATTCCTTGAATTGCAGCTTGCCGAGTTGCGGTCTGAAATTCTGGAGCTTGAATCCAGCATAGCCGTTTTCAAGGAGGAGCATGTCAACCAGCTGCCGGAGTTGCTGGTCCATAACATGAACTCCATGGAGCGGTTGCAGCGGGAGCTGGATCAGGTGCAGGAGCAGATTGCATCACTCAAGAACCGCAAGGTTTACCTTGAAGGACAGCGGGCGAGCATTGATCCCCGGCTGCGTATTGTAGCAAACGACGGGACCCGCTTTTCCACCGCCCGTGAGGATCTGGAAAAACTGCGTCGCGAATATCTTTCTTTGAAATCAAGATACTCATCACGTCATCCCGATGTGCAGGCCATGAAAAAGCAGATGCAGGCTCTTGAAGAGGAAGTTGATGCTGCAGAAAACATCGATTCCCTGAACCGGGAAATCAGGAATAAGGAGCAGGAGTTGACTGTCCTGCATAAGAGATATTCGGATAAGCATCCTGAAGTGATCATGCTCCGCAAGCAGATTGATGCTCTGAACGAGAGTCTGGAGGAAGCGGCTTTGCAGGACAGCATGTTTGAGTCGGCATCCGACCTGCCGGATAATCCGGGTTATATTCAGATCGAAACCCAGATTGCCTCCACCGAGCTTGAGATTGCCGAGGCTGAGCGTAATTATGCGGAACTGGTCAATCAGTACAGGGCCTATCAGCACAGGGTGGTCAGTACCCCGCAGGTGGAGCAGGAATACAAAATACTGCTGCGCGATTATGATAACGCACAGCTAAAGTATCAGGATATCAATAACAGATTGCTGGCCGCACGCGAAGCCAAAGGACTGGAGCAGAGCCAGCTGGCTGAACGGTTTACCCTGATTGATCCGCCTATTGTCCCGGAAAAACCCATTCGGCCCAATCGGCTGGCGTTGATACTTGTCGGCTTTGTGCTGGCTCTCGGCGTGGGGGCGGGGACCGGAACAGTGCTGGAGTTTATGGACCGTTCAATTCGGCGGCCTGAAGAACTTTCGTCTATAGTGAAGTATCCGGTACTGGCCATTGTGCCCTATTGGGAGACCGAGCTTGAAGCAAGGGCCATTGTGCGCAAAAAATGGGTAATGCTATTTACCGTTTTTTCTTTCATGATGCTCAGTGTGGCAGCGGTCCATATTTTTTATATGCCGCTGGATATTATTGCTGTAAAAGTAGTGCGTAAGGTGATTTTGAACTTCTAG
- a CDS encoding DUF4962 domain-containing protein codes for MRLKPVLGALVLFSVLWIPCAVSAAGSSVAGYSVFKERPRLYFNKTRLKELRSLKDVKPYSDFLRIIRKRGRGQVGHRAPSNLLRYNEETLRVPANGLVNHAFYHLITGDLSSFATVQNLLRTFCSSPDWASNEDLGAAHSLFALSVAYDWLYDDLSSALRLMVKDAIIEHAEILDEIIRSKRLWWAQDRGLLQNHNYVNTGALAVAGIALYGEDRRAEKWLKTAEKNFDRVLSLLSPDGGSHEGIGYWSYGTLWLLNYYMAMAPAQGLEKVRDNGFLRNTAKFRLYASLPGFQYNVDFADSPIVDFYGPGAILRCLGRIFKDGHAQWLAAEVERKRRMSTILWQDYVWYDPDLKPQGPQDLPLHAWFDNLGILLTRSSWEDDASLVFFKCGPPQGFHALSKGNFPGSHIHPDAGHFGLWSGKRSLVNDDGFLLKKFSINHNIPVFNKIGQLGEGTAVFMLLNYKKGKGATPKPRYVSGNGYQGVEVELAGYYPASVRPKSWKRAIVVINGADIFVRDRIVPAGNTSIFYPMHLYRKARLVRKAGDGKLCIERDSGYALNFHGEGFSTSLKRYAGLLRFMGKKIPRSGMLFQAERKTSAPSTMFTAVGRPVDGCTNPELLVSPVSGDSVEVECRGGRYRIDFSRLGVQKL; via the coding sequence ATGCGGCTTAAACCGGTTCTGGGTGCTTTGGTTTTGTTTTCGGTACTCTGGATTCCTTGTGCCGTGTCTGCCGCCGGATCTTCTGTTGCCGGCTATTCTGTTTTCAAAGAACGCCCCCGGCTCTATTTCAATAAAACCAGACTTAAGGAATTGCGTTCCCTGAAAGACGTGAAACCTTATTCCGATTTTCTGCGTATTATCCGTAAACGCGGGCGCGGACAGGTGGGCCACCGGGCACCTTCAAATCTGCTGCGTTACAATGAGGAAACTTTGCGTGTCCCGGCCAATGGGCTGGTTAACCATGCTTTTTACCATCTTATCACCGGAGATCTTTCTTCCTTTGCCACAGTACAGAATTTGTTGAGGACTTTTTGTTCTTCACCGGACTGGGCGAGCAATGAGGATCTCGGGGCGGCTCACAGTCTTTTCGCCTTATCAGTTGCTTACGACTGGCTGTACGATGACCTTTCGTCGGCCCTGCGGCTGATGGTCAAGGATGCTATCATTGAACACGCTGAAATTCTGGATGAAATAATCCGTAGCAAACGGCTTTGGTGGGCACAGGATAGGGGGCTGCTTCAGAACCATAATTACGTGAATACCGGAGCACTGGCCGTGGCCGGGATCGCTCTCTACGGGGAGGATCGCAGGGCTGAAAAATGGCTGAAGACGGCTGAGAAAAATTTTGACCGTGTCCTGTCTCTGCTTTCACCGGACGGCGGGTCCCATGAGGGAATCGGATACTGGAGTTACGGAACCCTCTGGCTGCTCAATTATTATATGGCCATGGCTCCGGCGCAAGGGCTGGAGAAAGTGCGTGACAACGGATTCCTGCGTAATACGGCTAAATTCCGGCTTTATGCTTCACTGCCCGGTTTTCAATATAATGTTGATTTTGCCGATTCGCCCATAGTGGATTTTTACGGTCCGGGAGCGATTCTGCGCTGTCTTGGCAGGATTTTTAAGGATGGGCATGCCCAGTGGCTGGCTGCTGAAGTAGAACGCAAACGACGCATGAGCACAATCCTCTGGCAGGATTACGTCTGGTATGATCCCGATCTTAAGCCGCAGGGCCCGCAGGATCTGCCCCTGCATGCGTGGTTTGATAATCTCGGTATTCTGCTGACCCGTTCTTCGTGGGAGGATGATGCTTCTCTTGTTTTTTTTAAATGCGGTCCGCCGCAGGGATTTCATGCTTTGTCCAAAGGTAATTTCCCCGGTTCGCACATCCACCCGGATGCCGGACATTTCGGGCTTTGGTCGGGTAAGCGTTCGCTGGTCAACGATGACGGATTTCTGCTTAAGAAATTCTCCATCAACCACAATATTCCGGTCTTCAATAAAATCGGCCAGTTGGGAGAGGGAACAGCTGTTTTTATGCTTCTCAACTATAAAAAGGGCAAGGGGGCGACCCCGAAACCGCGTTATGTGAGCGGAAACGGTTATCAGGGTGTGGAGGTCGAACTGGCCGGATATTATCCGGCATCGGTGCGTCCGAAATCGTGGAAACGGGCGATCGTGGTTATTAATGGAGCGGATATTTTTGTGCGTGACCGTATCGTTCCTGCGGGCAACACTTCCATTTTTTATCCCATGCATCTCTACCGCAAGGCCCGTCTGGTGCGTAAGGCCGGTGACGGAAAACTGTGTATTGAGCGGGACAGCGGTTATGCACTGAATTTTCATGGTGAAGGTTTCAGTACTTCTCTTAAGCGTTACGCCGGGCTGTTGCGGTTCATGGGCAAGAAGATTCCCCGTTCCGGCATGCTTTTTCAGGCGGAGCGCAAAACATCAGCACCTTCGACCATGTTTACGGCAGTGGGCAGGCCTGTTGACGGATGCACAAATCCGGAACTTTTGGTCAGTCCTGTGAGCGGAGACAGTGTTGAAGTTGAGTGCCGCGGCGGCAGGTATCGCATTGATTTTTCCAGGCTCGGGGTGCAGAAATTATGA
- a CDS encoding ExeA family protein: MYREFYGLDEKPFNILPDPEYFYLSQWHQQAITHIDYGLMNGDSLILLTGDAGTGKTSIIYKLLLEHSEDTIVGVIFNSAVGGDHIVEMILTELEAEMPENPTPASCLDALQQHLLKIYTEGEKRVLLILDEAQNLSDDALEQVRMISNLQAGKDNLISILMVGQTGFRDRLRKAQYSQIVQRIVVSAHLSRLREQEVKEYIYYRLRQGGAEDPFMIFTENALAKICEYSHGIPRNINVLCEGALIFGFADDITPVTADIVETFARERINDGLLTVPESTRCYAEDEVGRYIDDLEKRVASLESSVGIVKRTLVKIIQKIKRLNGK; encoded by the coding sequence ATGTATCGTGAGTTCTACGGCTTGGATGAAAAGCCATTCAATATTCTCCCTGATCCTGAATATTTTTATTTGAGTCAGTGGCACCAGCAGGCCATCACCCATATTGATTACGGGTTGATGAACGGAGACAGCCTTATCCTGCTTACCGGGGATGCAGGCACAGGCAAAACTTCCATTATCTATAAGCTGCTGCTTGAACACAGCGAAGACACCATTGTCGGTGTTATCTTCAACAGTGCTGTGGGCGGGGATCATATCGTGGAAATGATCCTTACCGAGCTTGAAGCTGAAATGCCGGAGAACCCTACCCCGGCATCCTGTCTCGATGCCCTGCAACAGCATCTGCTGAAAATTTATACTGAAGGTGAGAAACGGGTCCTGCTTATTTTGGATGAGGCTCAGAATCTGAGCGATGATGCTCTTGAGCAGGTGCGCATGATTTCCAATCTGCAGGCCGGGAAGGATAACCTTATCTCTATCCTTATGGTCGGGCAGACCGGTTTTCGCGACAGGTTGCGTAAGGCCCAATACAGCCAGATTGTGCAGCGCATTGTGGTTAGTGCCCATCTTTCCCGGCTGCGGGAGCAGGAAGTGAAGGAGTATATCTACTATCGTTTGCGTCAGGGCGGAGCCGAAGATCCGTTCATGATATTTACGGAAAATGCGTTAGCCAAGATCTGTGAGTATTCTCACGGAATTCCGCGTAATATTAATGTGCTTTGCGAGGGGGCCCTTATTTTCGGGTTCGCAGATGACATTACTCCCGTTACCGCTGATATTGTGGAGACTTTTGCCAGGGAGCGCATAAATGACGGGCTGCTCACTGTCCCGGAATCAACCCGTTGCTATGCTGAGGATGAGGTCGGTCGCTATATTGATGATCTGGAAAAAAGGGTGGCCAGCCTTGAATCTTCCGTGGGTATTGTGAAGCGGACTCTGGTTAAAATCATACAGAAGATTAAGCGCTTGAACGGAAAATAG
- a CDS encoding sulfotransferase codes for MIHVFLLYDSRSGSTLLSSLLNRYAGVVVTQESHFIPLVLESYPDEQAMDVDGLLDLLYSEPRFCEWGIGRENLRNRLDGLERLTYRTVFDAVFREYFKVRGEGQPEVLVIKGARHDFHLTRLREIFEGARFISLIRDGRAVYNSKLDMVSLTGMKMSNNIFQAAFDWKKMLRRLAGQSLIRLRFEDLLAEPEAEVSRLLAALGVSSAGREFVSSQQEYYELIGKKQKHLHANVGRDPDRKIAVKWKDRLSAAQIQLYELICGPELLQNGYELCAPGNVPFKESTGLILGQGLHWIWLKVRNIFYYTFIERSILRKLKEKKFE; via the coding sequence ATGATCCATGTATTTTTGCTTTATGACAGCAGATCAGGTTCCACGCTGCTTTCTTCACTGCTTAACCGTTACGCCGGGGTTGTGGTTACGCAGGAGAGTCATTTCATCCCCCTTGTGCTGGAAAGCTACCCGGATGAACAAGCCATGGACGTGGATGGGCTGCTGGACCTTCTTTATTCAGAGCCCCGTTTCTGTGAATGGGGAATCGGGCGGGAGAATCTGCGCAACAGGCTGGATGGGCTTGAGCGGTTAACTTACCGTACTGTGTTTGATGCTGTTTTCAGGGAATATTTTAAAGTGCGCGGTGAAGGTCAGCCGGAAGTGCTCGTTATCAAGGGAGCGCGGCACGATTTTCATCTAACCCGACTGCGGGAAATTTTTGAAGGCGCGAGGTTTATCTCGCTGATTCGTGACGGGCGGGCGGTCTATAATTCCAAGCTGGACATGGTTTCCCTGACCGGAATGAAGATGTCCAACAATATTTTTCAGGCCGCTTTTGATTGGAAGAAAATGTTGCGCAGGCTTGCCGGGCAGTCTCTGATCCGCTTGCGTTTTGAAGATCTGCTTGCCGAACCGGAAGCTGAGGTGTCGCGGCTGCTTGCTGCGCTGGGTGTCAGCTCCGCAGGGCGTGAATTTGTTTCATCGCAGCAGGAGTATTATGAGCTGATCGGCAAAAAACAGAAGCATCTGCATGCAAATGTAGGCCGGGACCCGGACCGCAAAATTGCAGTGAAATGGAAAGACCGCTTGAGCGCGGCGCAGATTCAGCTTTACGAACTGATTTGCGGCCCTGAACTTTTACAGAACGGCTATGAGCTCTGCGCTCCCGGAAATGTGCCGTTTAAAGAAAGTACCGGGCTTATCCTCGGACAGGGGTTGCATTGGATATGGCTCAAGGTGCGCAATATTTTTTACTATACCTTTATTGAGCGCAGTATTCTCCGCAAGCTGAAGGAGAAGAAGTTTGAGTAG
- a CDS encoding polysaccharide biosynthesis/export family protein, with translation MNSLKLFILCCLVILFALNSQGASAELTVNDEYRLGSEDIIEISVWGDEELAREVVVRPDGGVSFPLAGDVKAGGLTVNELRDKLKERISEFIPDAPVTVILRKVEHPKVYVVGKVNKPSVLVMGQDMTVVQALAMSGGLSPFAESGSIIIVRRSKDGSQKVFPFDYDELADGENLKQNIILKPGDTVIVP, from the coding sequence GTGAACAGTTTAAAATTATTTATTTTATGCTGCCTTGTCATTTTATTTGCATTAAATTCTCAGGGGGCTTCCGCTGAGCTGACTGTAAATGATGAATACAGGCTTGGATCTGAAGACATTATTGAAATTTCGGTCTGGGGCGATGAAGAGCTTGCACGGGAGGTTGTAGTCAGGCCCGACGGCGGGGTCTCGTTTCCCCTTGCCGGGGACGTGAAAGCCGGAGGGCTTACCGTTAACGAACTGCGCGATAAACTCAAAGAACGTATTAGCGAGTTTATTCCCGATGCTCCGGTTACGGTTATCCTGCGCAAGGTGGAGCACCCCAAGGTTTACGTCGTGGGAAAAGTTAATAAACCCTCAGTCCTCGTAATGGGGCAGGACATGACCGTGGTTCAGGCTCTGGCCATGTCCGGGGGCTTGAGTCCATTTGCGGAGAGCGGCAGCATCATTATCGTCCGCAGGTCCAAAGACGGCTCGCAGAAGGTTTTTCCCTTTGACTATGACGAATTGGCTGACGGCGAGAATTTAAAGCAGAATATTATCCTTAAACCCGGCGATACCGTCATCGTGCCTTAG
- a CDS encoding polysaccharide biosynthesis tyrosine autokinase has product MSKLLKAVEKARRNRMLQEEQLKAESVNESAGSTVPDMPPPMPEDSIGDNAADSDGGQDKCSIVPTSFYTDDIVLDELQLAKNRILTKNSSASFTDIYNLLRTQIFHRTKRKNHNVLMVTSAMPGEGKTITSINLAISIAREVDQFALLVDTDMRNPSIHKYLGIEVEKGLTDHLLHDIPVPDLLIKPGINKLSFLPAGEPIKGSTEILGSPKLQELITEMKDRYPDRYVVFDCPDLLHAPDALVFSSYVDGIIFVVEAGKTSREYVQKALGLLEGRNIVGVVLNKTERESLDVVS; this is encoded by the coding sequence ATGAGCAAATTGCTCAAGGCTGTTGAAAAGGCCAGACGAAACCGCATGCTGCAGGAAGAGCAGCTTAAAGCAGAAAGTGTGAACGAGTCTGCCGGTTCTACTGTGCCTGATATGCCGCCACCAATGCCGGAAGACAGTATCGGCGACAATGCTGCTGATAGTGATGGCGGACAGGATAAATGCAGCATCGTTCCGACTTCTTTTTATACCGACGATATTGTTCTGGATGAATTGCAACTGGCGAAAAACAGGATTCTGACCAAAAACAGCAGTGCTTCATTTACGGATATTTACAACCTGCTGCGGACCCAGATTTTTCACCGTACCAAAAGGAAAAATCACAATGTGCTGATGGTTACCAGTGCCATGCCCGGCGAAGGGAAGACCATCACCTCCATCAATCTGGCCATAAGTATTGCCCGCGAGGTGGACCAGTTCGCCCTGCTGGTGGATACTGACATGCGTAACCCAAGTATTCATAAGTATCTGGGAATAGAAGTGGAAAAGGGGCTGACCGATCATCTGCTCCATGATATTCCTGTTCCGGACCTTTTGATCAAGCCGGGTATTAACAAGCTTTCTTTCCTTCCCGCCGGGGAACCCATCAAGGGGTCCACGGAGATACTCGGTTCTCCCAAGTTGCAGGAATTAATTACGGAAATGAAGGACCGTTATCCGGACCGTTATGTTGTCTTTGATTGCCCGGATCTGCTGCATGCACCTGATGCGCTGGTTTTTTCCAGTTATGTGGATGGGATAATTTTTGTTGTGGAAGCAGGTAAAACTTCTCGCGAATATGTCCAGAAGGCTCTTGGTCTTCTGGAAGGACGAAATATTGTAGGCGTTGTTTTGAATAAGACCGAAAGGGAAAGTCTGGACGTTGTCAGCTGA
- a CDS encoding undecaprenyl-phosphate glucose phosphotransferase, which translates to MEWKIHISPHMLEPVHRILDVGTGLFLLLGLYYHFSPDSFVSKSTHIALLVSVTAAFSVVSFHIAGVYREWAASDLVAECNRIVAAIFLIFSGLLLSAYAFKVSSIYSRRVILAAMFLWPVLLCVERVLLRKIVFRIFAENVAARRAVVAGCGKLGRSLSAWVDDNPWAGIRIMAFFDSVECDCESNSLCEGTLDDLPAYVNKNHIQLVFVALPMRDESVLNELLLRLEDSTAQIYFFPDMSIFKHLMGGDVAHVAGQTAIVLRSSPFEGMNGFLKRMEDLIISSMILIMISPLMLLIALGIKLTSKGPVLFRQWRYGLEGEPFQIYKFRTMKVLENGYSFTPATDRDPRITWFGRFLRKNSLDELPQFLNVLAGSMSIVGPRPHAVKMNEDYRKHIPGYMLRHISKPGITGLAQMNGYRGEIKNDEDMQKRISFDIEYLQHWSVLMDLKIILKTVYKFAWRQ; encoded by the coding sequence ATGGAATGGAAGATACATATCTCACCGCATATGCTTGAACCGGTTCACAGGATTCTCGATGTCGGTACCGGGCTGTTTCTTCTTCTGGGGCTCTATTACCATTTTTCCCCTGATTCTTTTGTTTCCAAGTCTACCCACATTGCTTTGCTGGTGTCCGTTACAGCTGCATTTTCTGTGGTCTCTTTTCATATCGCCGGGGTCTACCGGGAGTGGGCTGCTTCTGATCTTGTTGCGGAATGCAACCGCATAGTTGCGGCCATATTTCTCATTTTCAGCGGTTTGCTGCTGTCCGCTTATGCATTCAAGGTCTCAAGTATCTATTCCAGACGGGTCATTCTGGCGGCCATGTTCCTCTGGCCTGTATTGCTTTGTGTGGAACGTGTGCTCCTGCGTAAGATTGTTTTCCGTATATTTGCTGAAAATGTTGCGGCCCGCAGGGCTGTTGTGGCCGGGTGCGGAAAACTTGGACGTTCTCTTTCCGCCTGGGTGGATGATAATCCCTGGGCCGGAATACGGATTATGGCCTTTTTTGATTCGGTTGAATGTGACTGTGAGAGCAATTCACTTTGCGAGGGCACTTTGGATGATTTGCCTGCATATGTGAATAAGAATCATATTCAGCTTGTGTTTGTGGCTCTGCCCATGCGTGATGAATCCGTGCTCAATGAGCTTTTGCTGAGGCTGGAAGATAGCACCGCCCAGATTTATTTTTTCCCGGATATGTCCATTTTCAAGCATCTCATGGGCGGGGATGTGGCTCATGTGGCCGGGCAGACCGCCATCGTGCTCCGGTCTTCGCCTTTTGAAGGCATGAACGGATTCCTCAAGCGCATGGAGGATTTGATTATTTCCAGCATGATTCTGATCATGATTTCACCGCTTATGCTGCTTATCGCACTGGGAATCAAGTTGACTTCAAAGGGGCCGGTGCTGTTCAGGCAGTGGCGTTACGGGCTGGAGGGAGAGCCTTTCCAGATTTACAAGTTCCGGACCATGAAGGTGCTGGAGAATGGCTACAGCTTTACCCCGGCTACTGATAGGGACCCCCGGATTACGTGGTTCGGGCGTTTTCTGCGCAAGAACAGCCTTGACGAGCTGCCCCAGTTCCTGAATGTGCTGGCCGGGTCCATGTCTATTGTGGGGCCGCGGCCCCATGCGGTGAAGATGAATGAGGATTACCGCAAGCATATTCCCGGATACATGCTCCGGCATATCTCCAAGCCGGGCATTACCGGATTGGCGCAGATGAACGGTTATCGGGGCGAAATTAAAAATGATGAGGATATGCAGAAACGCATCTCTTTTGATATCGAATATCTGCAGCACTGGTCCGTACTCATGGACCTTAAGATCATTTTAAAAACCGTCTACAAGTTTGCGTGGAGACAGTAA